In Dehalococcoidia bacterium, the sequence TCTTCTGCCCCTGTCCGGCAGCGTGGCCGTTTCGCTGGGCCAGTTCCGGGTACTTGGGTGTCATCAGCACCTGCAGGCGCTGCATGCCTTTGTGCTGCAGCACCTTCACGTTGTTCTCGTTTTTGCCCAGCGCTTTCGCCGTATCCGCGACGGACAGCCCGGAGGCAAAACGCAGGATGATCACGTCGCGCTGCGCCTCCGGCAGCAGGGCGACGGCCTTGCGCAAGTCCTCCAGCGCCATCGTGCGCTCCGTCGTCTCGGCCGGGTCGGCGTTGCGCCGGTCCATGAGCTCTTCCGGCAGTTCGCCGTCCTGGGCGCGCTTGCCGTTACGGCGCGTGAAGGAGACCACCTCGTTGCGGGCGATGCGCATGAGCCAGGCGGCGAAGGGCACTTTGCGCCATTCGTAGGAAGGGAGGCCGGCGAGCATCTTCAGGAAGATCTCTTCCGCCACGTCCTCGGCGTCGTGCTGGTTGCCCAGTCGCGCCAGCGCGTAGCGGTATACCTGGTTGATGTGCGTGTCGTAGAGCGTGGCCAGCGCCTCGA encodes:
- a CDS encoding sigma-70 family RNA polymerase sigma factor — its product is MTKLFSSSSDGAREWEPERKVIEAAQAGDLEALATLYDTHINQVYRYALARLGNQHDAEDVAEEIFLKMLAGLPSYEWRKVPFAAWLMRIARNEVVSFTRRNGKRAQDGELPEELMDRRNADPAETTERTMALEDLRKAVALLPEAQRDVIILRFASGLSVADTAKALGKNENNVKVLQHKGMQRLQVLMTPKYPELAQRNGHAAGQGQKKS